In Calliopsis andreniformis isolate RMS-2024a chromosome 9, iyCalAndr_principal, whole genome shotgun sequence, the genomic window CGATGGTACGTTGAAATCCTAAGAAGGCTTAGACCTCGTGTCGGTTGGTGGTAACGGATCAGAGTGTTGTTCGTTAGAAGGAAAGAAGTAAAGGTGAGAAGAAAAGGCGTCCGACAGAATTCGAGTACTCAATCGTTCAGTTTATTCGTATAGACAATTAAACGATACATATACATGGTGTGTACGAATTACGTGTCTCTCTCTTAGGTCTAATACATCGACAGCGATCAGAGGCGCGTACAGGGCATCGAACGATGCAAAGTACTCTGCCACGATTGCGTAACTAcattaatgataatgataaaaattaagTATAACTACCCTGTAAAATACGTAATGCGAAAGTTCATTGATATTCGTTTATATTTATACGTGATTGTAATTCACTGATACTCGAGAATGATACTATCGTTTCGGGGTTAGCGGTATAAATAGGTAATTGCTGTCTGCCATACGACAGATTTGCAAATTTCGGAGTAAATCTATGATATAATGGTTACTCAGGCAATCGAACTATCGCTCGATATTCCCGTTCCAATCTAACCCGAAGGCGTAAAAGAACACCTGTCGGTGACAACTGTGATACGCAAGGTAAACGATCGTCGAGTCGCATCAACGAGGGAAACATTATTGCTAATATTGTATACCGCCTCGTACGTGAGAAGATCGATTCGATCGCAAGAATTCTGACAAAAGTATCTTACGATCGTCACACATTTATCTTCTGTTTCAATCGATACCTATCAAAAATGTCTAATTTTCACTTTCATCGTCTTACGTGTACCTTTGTAAGTGTATGTTCGCGAAGACagaatattatatttctgaAAATTCTTGTCGCACGAGACAGGCGGCATCGTTCTTCGTTAAGCAACCGTACAACCGTTTTTTTCGTTCGCAAATCTCAATTGCGTTTTCCCGTATAAACGGGAAAGAAGTCGAATATAAAATTCAGCAATTCGCTGATACGTAGGTACTCAGAAAAACTAACTATAACGAATTCTTCATTTCGTATACATAGTACTATCGTGCATTAggttacaaagtaaataaattgGCTAAAAAAAAGAGATCGATAAGAAATGCGGATACACAGAGACAAATACAATCGTGAAATGCAACAAGTATATAAAATATGCAAACGTGGTATTTATCGTTTGTCAGTTACGTATTTTCAGCTGCCATTTGATTGGGTGATTTCGTCGTGAAAACCGGTAAATTCAAACGAATCGAACGATACTGTTTGATGCGAGAAGAAGAATGGTCCCTAACATAAGCAAAATTGATTCGGCTTGATTCGGTTGCGCGAACCAATGTGGCGCGCGTAAGAAGTTGTCCTTTCATCGTTAAAACATCATTCGCGTAACACCAAGAACGTTTCACGATTTAAGCCTTTAAGCTAATACACGCGATACGAGCGACGCGCGTGAAATAAAATACTGACGGTCATTGAATGCGTGACGTTTGACACGCACGTTCAACATTTTTCTCACCCTGCTGCTTAGAAGTACGATATCAAACGTGGCATATATATCATTCTTCCGGCACATGAACGATTTCGAAGATACGTAAAAGGAAAATGAACATATCAAATAGATACCATTTTCTCGTACTTGATAGAGAGCGGGCTCGTCGAACAAAAAAGTCAACGTTCGACTATCCATCGTCGACGATAACCTCGCATTGCGACACAGTTCCAAGTTCTTCTATATATTTTTCTCCTTATTATAAATATCTAAGGTACGACGTTGGTAAGTTagttatacatatttatatttatatttatatttatatttatatttatatttattttcgacGCTGCAATGGTCGCGTTACACGTTTTCGTACCCTGTTTTCTTTCGTGTAAAAACAAGGATAAACTTTTGCTCCATACTCTTCGCCCGTGTAATAGGTATGTAATGTATGTATGTTTACGTTTACGTACTGCTTCATCCATGCGATGTAACTTCGCGAATAGGAACCTTTCGTTCCGCTGTTATTCTCGTCAAAATTCTTTCGATCTAGATCGATACAGGGTGAGAGCAAAACGACGATACAATTTAGTATTGTATTAAAATTACTTAAGAGCCTCACGAGTCCGTTATTCTCCAGGGAGATGTGGTGCTGGCACGGTTTCAGAGATCGGTGTCGTACCAGGCTGCGACCTGGTTGTTATCTTGCGGTGGTGCAGGAAGCTCTTCTAAATGATCGAAACTCAGTTCACCCTCGTGCGCCACATCCATAGTGTCCATCGCGCCATATGTTGACCCTCCACCTATTTCCAACCCTTGCATCGAATCTACTGGAATCTGGCCATAACCTGTTTTATACAAAATTCGTGATAAACCCAACATCTTCTCCTTCTATCTCTAATATTTAGATATCGACAAGAACTACATCGCTAAAAGATTCTGCTAAAAAGTCTTTTCAACCAGTAGAGCACAACTTTGCAAAGTACTCGCAAATCGCTTTCTTACCAACAGAGAAACATTCGTTGCTTTTCGTTAATCAAGAAACAAACATAAACGACAAACGAAACTTTAAGCGATTAATTCCACTATTTTCTTTTCTCCTATGGAAAAAGTTATGCATATTCGGAGCAAGACTACACGTGAAATCAATGAAACTAACGATAAGTAGCCAAGAAAAAGAGTTAGAAGAAGATTTTGCAGTACGTACGAAGGTTCACATGACATTTGTATGCATGTGAAATCAAAATGACAACTACCAGAAGTAATCGACAACAATCAAATGAGTATATCAAAGGCAAATTTTTTCCTCAATCGCGTTATCTTTACAAACAGACTTTGTTcgcggtatttatactgttacTTTCAAATAACAGATGTGTTCTCTCGATACAATTACAAAAACATCTTATCTAATTACTTACGAATACATTTCTATGCTTCTTTCCATCATAAAGTACGTTCAATTAGAGAAAAGACaacgaaaatataaatacaccatgcAATGAAATTTGTTAATAATCGAATTACAGAGAACACTAATTCTGCTGTGTGTTTCAGAAAGAAAGAAGAAGCATTCACAAAGCGTGCATTATGTGTAATATTTACAAGACAGAATGGAAGGTTTAATTGACTTATAAACAAAAAGCGTGTCAAGATTTAATTTAGCGATTGACAACAAAGCACAGAGCAGAGTACATGAGAGCTGAGTGTCACCTATGTTACTGCGAGATATTGTTGATAGCCTGTATTTTAATATAAGTCCATGGGTTAAGCTGCTGTTAAAATAACACAGAATTAAATGCATCGCTTTCTTTTCCTTATTTGTCGATAATATTAAAAACTAGACGAATTGTTAGAAAAGGGTTGTTAAAGATTTCCGTCAACAGAATCGCACAAGTAGAAAATACAAGAGCACGGGCACATACATCCGGCATTACCATGTCAATTTATTTTTGATTCGATTTTTGGAAAAAAGATTTTCCAGAAATGTGATTCCTGTTGCAGCAATCGTTACAGGATTTAGGTATCTCATAGTTTACGAAATAAAACCGTTAATATCGCGGAAAAAAGAAAGTTTTTGTGAGTTCACCTACAACGTCCGATCCAACATGTCGATCGTTCGAAAGCAATAATTGGAGAGAATATAACGCACGTAACTTACCTTGCGGCTGATACCCTCGGCCTCCGTGGCTGCTGTGTACGCTAGGGGGTCCTTGTCCATACATACCATCATAGCCTTGATCAGGGCCAAGCATGTCCTGAAGATTAGGTAGCTCAGATCAACACAAAACGTATCTTCTTTGGTAGGCGTGTCATTAACACCCCAGCGCGGCGCGACGAGAGAAGTTAGGTTGACATACTTGTTACGCTACATCATCGATAACTCGCGCGAAATTGCCATTTAAAATAGATAAGATATGTGAACAGATAACGTGTTTGTAACTTTCAGTTTCAAAAGTAGTAATCGCGCTCACTTTTGTTACTCAGCCTGTAAGGGGTGAAACACGAATTGGATGAAACGCATTCTCATGCATAACGTAACGCAAACTGAGAATCAGAAGAAAATCATGGCTGTACATTTATTATTACAGACTCCATTGCTCCATTAGGCACGACCATGGAATACTTTTTGTCAATTCGTCAGTTACGCGTTAAGCTAATCATGTGTACGACAATAATTACTGTTCAAATGTTACGAGCACACAAGAAATTTTGTCGACGATTTCAATTAATTTAGCTTCGTTTCTCTTTCGTGTTTTTTCAAGAAAACAAAACTAATATCACACGTACCTAAGTTGTGCAAACTGGAATAATGGATAATGACATTCAATTTTGTAAATTATCTAGTTATACATTTCTAAACTTACATGGTGGGGAAGATTACTTATGCAAGTACCTGTTACTAGTCATCATCGCTTTTACTATTGTTGTCCTCATGGCTCGATTTACTTAAAAACACGATGTAACTGATATCACTATTCATGAATTAGACGTTACGTTAATATTCCCTAACACGGTACAGCAAATTACGAAAGCGAAGGCTCTCAGCAGCAGCGGCGGCAGCGGCAGCGGTAGCAGCAGCAGCAAATGCCGCTACATAAGTACGCAAACAATGTACTTCAATGTTACAAAGTGTTTCTAAGGAAATCAATTTTGCCACGGTATAAGCAATACGTGCTTTACCATTATATTAATACAATACCTGTAAATCTGGAGGCATTCCAAAATCTGCGTTGTTCCAGAGATTTGTATCTTCACGGAACAAAGAGCTGGTAAGTTCCATGGAAAGTCGTTTCTTGTATTCTTGCGGTTTATCTTCACTCATACGGAACAGCACGGCTGCCGCGTAAGTCGCAACACCTTCGTTTCTAGAGTGCAGCAGCTCCGTTAGAGGAGCAGTAGCACCTTCCTGTTCAATCATCTCAGCACCTTCCTTATCGGCAGCAAGTTCGCAGAGTACTCCAGCCGCTACGCGTTGAATATTTTCGATCTCGTTGAACAGCAACTATATAGAAAAAAGAAGGAAACGATCGATCAATAGCAATGCAGAAAGTAAAGGATGTGTGACACTGAATTTACAAACCTGCACGAAAACAGGAATCACATTTTGAGATCTTATAATGACTCTATTATTCGACTCCCTCGCAAGAATATGTAGCGCTCCTACGGTACCCTCCACTATTTCCTCCATACGTACACCACCGTCCGCATAAGCGTCAGATATTTGCTGACTTCCTGTACTAGCAACGGACGAACGTTGTTGCTGAAATGGAGACATCGATCGTTTTAGATAATATAATTGGTTAAACGTaccatcttttttttaaatggttTTTTCAATTGATACCTACTCGTTGTGTTTCGGGGAAAGCACGCATTAAAAGCCTAACGAGATGATGAATTGCTCCGTGATCGCGAAGAGGTCCGTGATTTGCAGGGCAAAGGGATAAGTTGCGAATTAATCCAATCACAGCTTTAATGAGTGGCCAACGCGAAggtggatgcaacagttttactattACTTGAATCCCATAATTTAAGCGAATAGAATTCTGTACCGTTTCAGCTTCTCCGTGACGAGTAGTTAAATGACGAAGCGCGCATACCGCTGGTTCGCTGATCTCTTCTCGACTGTCCGCGTAAATGATAGTGCGAATAAGAGCATCGACACCCCCCACttgacataccgttaccttattACGTTGATTGTTGCAAGTGAGATTCGATAAAATACCAGCGGCACATGTGACGAAATTCGCATCGGTAGAACTGAGCACTTGTACAAGACTCTGCAATAAACCTTCCAGTCCGTCGACTTTGGTGCCAGCATCCGATAAATTTCGTAACGCCAACAAACAATTTTTGACGACTCTCTCGCTCGGATTACCCAGATGCATCGAAAGCGCTTGCATACCACCAGCTTCTACAATAGCCGGTTTGTTGCTTGTACAAACAGACAGCACTTTCAGAGCTCTCGCAGTCGTCCATAAGAGCTTCTCGTAATCGTACGAACGCATAATTCGTACTAATGATTCTGGTCCTTGAGAAGCCAATATAATTAATTTGCTTTCCTGATTGCCATATGCAAGAAGTTGTAAGCAATCTGTCACTACAGCTAGAAACTTTACATTGTTTCGTTGTAGCAAAGCAACCATTTTTTGTAAACCTCCAGCAAGACGGACAGCCATTTTGGAACCTTCTTGATGCAATAGTAAATTGTGGAGTGTTGTTACAGCATAGAACAAAACAGACTCCATTGGAGAGCTCAAGAGTTTCACAAGAGCAGGTATACCACCGCTCTTGAAAATAGCCAAGAGGCCTTGCCTGTGATGAGACAAATTATGCAATGTACCAACTGCTGCCTTTGTCGATTCAAGATCTTCGCTATTTGAAATGGCACGGACCAATGCATCTATCATTTGCGAACTATTCATAAGAGCCTGACGAGATGCTTCTTTCTTGGAAAGTTGATGAACCATCATTGCTGCCTGAGATACAACCACCTGGTCCTCGTCGTTTAACAGCTTAATTAATTCAGGTATTGCACGTGTTGCAAGGTCAGCATCGTCTTGATAGTTTATCAAGTTAACAACCGCATGTTTCAGCATCTGACTCGGTTCTGCCAATCTCTGTACAGCAGTAGGTTGAGCTTGATCAAATTGCGTAGAAGGAATTTCTACGCCTCCTTCTAATGTTTCTGGAAACATGGCAGCACGAACTCTCTGAGATCTCGTGTGGCTCAATTCTTGACTAATTTCGTCTACTTGATCTTGAGTAAATCCTTGAGCAAATCCTTGATCCAAATCGAACAATAATTGATCCCCTTCCATTTCGTCGTCCTCTTTGCCAGATAAGGATGGCGCTTGGGTGACGACCCCTGAATGAATTCCTGAGTCCCCCATGTAAGAATTTTGTTGCCACATTAAAGTTTGTTCTTTGGCAGAACCCATGGGTAGATCACCCGGGCCTTGATAATTTCTGTGGGACACTACAAAACAGACGACAGGGGATCATATATATCTTCATTTGACTACACGACTTATTTTTGCAAAGATTATGTACTCACTTGGTCTGGATTGATTGGATGACATTTGATAACTCATGGTTCCTACGGGAGAGTCTATCCACACCTAAGGTAGAGAAACTTTGACGTATAGAAACAGCACTGttgttcgtatctttaataataCAATTCATTCAAAGAATCCAAACGTAGCACGAACATATCGCGATTAAGCATGCAAGAAAATGTTCACGATCCCATACAAAGTTAATGCTTTGGTCGCGTTCCGTGCCAACGTATCCTAAACGCGCAGAAACAAATAATACGATACATCGTACGGATAATAAAAGTTGCTACTTGTTCGTCACTTTTACGAATAAGGAAGCCGAAACCGAAACCGAAATTTTCGTTAAAAGGTTGAAAGACGCCAAGACGCTACGAGTAGGGTCAGTGTACCGTATCGCGAAGAATGGAAGGAGGATGCGATCGCACGGAATGTGGCCACGATCGAAAGATTCTCCTCTCCAACTGTTCCTATAGCTTCCGCTTTAATACTGAAATGCAGAATTATGAACTGAGTCGGCCCGTTGAATAAGCTTAGTGGTAAATCAGCGATGAAGGTAGACGCAAGATGCCGAGTGACGCTGGATTTTCGAAAGTAGAGGGACGCGCGTGGGCGTACGACACAACAAAGCTTCCGAGAATGCAATGCATCACTATTTTCCGAAGATCGACGTACGGCTAAAAGCGGAGAGCAGAGAGCGGCAGGGGAGTGAAAACGGAagaggcgcgcgcgcgcgcgcgcgcatgtGAGAGAAAGAGAGTGTAGAAGGGCGAGAGGagtgagaaagagaaagagtaaGAGTAAGAGTAAGAGTAAGAGAAAGAGGAGAGAGGGGAAgaggtgtgtgtgtgtgtgtgtgtgtgtgtgtgtgtgtgtgtgtgtgtgtgtgtgtgtgtgtgtgtgtgtgtgtgtgtgtgtgtgtgcgtgtgagagcagagtgaggagagaagagagaaaaggggaggagagagagagagagagagcgagcgaagagagaagagagagaagGGGAGGGAGAGTGCGAAATAAAGAGTTGATTACGATATAGAGTCTAGTGAAACAGAGAAAGAAAGCAAAGAGATGGAACACTTTGACACACCCAGCGTAAACACAGCCGTCACGGAAATGACAAGTTTTTTTCCCCTATCGGTGGTCGACGTAATGGCGAACGATAATATTCTACTTGCGCTTACCGTATCGCGAGGGTCGATCGAAAGCAATTTCGTGAATCGTACTCGAACGAGGCCACGAATGACTCACTATCGCGACACGCTCAATCCACCAAATTCCCTTTAACTCCCGACACTCGGTCACTCGCTCTTCTCCGCACGGACCTCTTGGCCTTTCTTGCCTTGGATCCGTCAACTAAAGATGGCGGAAAACGACGCGCAACCTACCACACTACCGCCACCTGTCGTCCGCACCGTTTCGAGAATACAGTGGTGCTCACTCAAATATCTAGCGACACTGCACGACGTACAATCTCGACTTGAAATAAATCGATATCTCTAGAAAAATTGTTATCGATTTGAACCTCTTACGATTCAAATCTCGTATCACGGATCGCAGCTATGTTTAAAAAGTTATCGTACGAATAATCACCGTACATCTAATATCAATTTAAAATCGCAAACGCATCAGCCTGTAAATCATCTAGTTCGTAACTAGCGAATAATGTTCGATTAAATAAACGTGTCAGTTGACGACAGATTTGATGAACtatattgaaatttgaaatagtcAACTTATCGGTTACGCAATGGTACGCGAGATACGTATGTACATGTATAGATACCGTCGTCATAAGTACGTATACATATTTACGTAGTTACTCGTGACGTACATATCTACTATGGACCTCTGTGAAACGAGAATTCAAATGATCCGGTGACATGTCGGAAGAAAGTATGCCAAGCACCGAACAACTAACGCAACGATACCCTGTAACGTTCCAATATTTCACATAAAAAAACGAAGGTAATACGTAGTATGCATATAATATCCTAGAGTCTCGGAGATCAATTTCAATTAAAAGGTAATTCCCTGTGACGTGGCAATTTTTTAATGGATTCCAGTGGGTATTTGTCCATCCACGGTAGCCGAGAATTTCTGATCGAGTCCGGGAGTAAATCGTGTAGCTGGACAGCTAGAATGCGCGCAAAATAACAGACACTGGAGTCCAAAGTAAAATATACTGGCCGTTTGGCGGGAACACCATTCGTTATCGGCTGCGCCCACGCCGATTAATTTTCGGATGCGTGATGGCGGTACCGTTCCTTCCGTTCCGTACAGTGATGATACATTTTACGTCAGCGCTGATATTGAACGGATAATCGGAAAAAAGGAAAACACGCTTCGAAATATATCATTT contains:
- the Arm gene encoding armadillo isoform X3; the protein is MSYQMSSNQSRPMSHRNYQGPGDLPMGSAKEQTLMWQQNSYMGDSGIHSGVVTQAPSLSGKEDDEMEGDQLLFDLDQGFAQGFTQDQVDEISQELSHTRSQRVRAAMFPETLEGGVEIPSTQFDQAQPTAVQRLAEPSQMLKHAVVNLINYQDDADLATRAIPELIKLLNDEDQVVVSQAAMMVHQLSKKEASRQALMNSSQMIDALVRAISNSEDLESTKAAVGTLHNLSHHRQGLLAIFKSGGIPALVKLLSSPMESVLFYAVTTLHNLLLHQEGSKMAVRLAGGLQKMVALLQRNNVKFLAVVTDCLQLLAYGNQESKLIILASQGPESLVRIMRSYDYEKLLWTTARALKVLSVCTSNKPAIVEAGGMQALSMHLGNPSERVVKNCLLALRNLSDAGTKVDGLEGLLQSLVQVLSSTDANFVTCAAGILSNLTCNNQRNKVTVCQVGGVDALIRTIIYADSREEISEPAVCALRHLTTRHGEAETVQNSIRLNYGIQVIVKLLHPPSRWPLIKAVIGLIRNLSLCPANHGPLRDHGAIHHLVRLLMRAFPETQRQQRSSVASTGSQQISDAYADGGVRMEEIVEGTVGALHILARESNNRVIIRSQNVIPVFVQLLFNEIENIQRVAAGVLCELAADKEGAEMIEQEGATAPLTELLHSRNEGVATYAAAVLFRMSEDKPQEYKKRLSMELTSSLFREDTNLWNNADFGMPPDLQAE
- the Arm gene encoding armadillo isoform X1; the protein is MSYQMSSNQSRPMSHRNYQGPGDLPMGSAKEQTLMWQQNSYMGDSGIHSGVVTQAPSLSGKEDDEMEGDQLLFDLDQGFAQGFTQDQVDEISQELSHTRSQRVRAAMFPETLEGGVEIPSTQFDQAQPTAVQRLAEPSQMLKHAVVNLINYQDDADLATRAIPELIKLLNDEDQVVVSQAAMMVHQLSKKEASRQALMNSSQMIDALVRAISNSEDLESTKAAVGTLHNLSHHRQGLLAIFKSGGIPALVKLLSSPMESVLFYAVTTLHNLLLHQEGSKMAVRLAGGLQKMVALLQRNNVKFLAVVTDCLQLLAYGNQESKLIILASQGPESLVRIMRSYDYEKLLWTTARALKVLSVCTSNKPAIVEAGGMQALSMHLGNPSERVVKNCLLALRNLSDAGTKVDGLEGLLQSLVQVLSSTDANFVTCAAGILSNLTCNNQRNKVTVCQVGGVDALIRTIIYADSREEISEPAVCALRHLTTRHGEAETVQNSIRLNYGIQVIVKLLHPPSRWPLIKAVIGLIRNLSLCPANHGPLRDHGAIHHLVRLLMRAFPETQRQQRSSVASTGSQQISDAYADGGVRMEEIVEGTVGALHILARESNNRVIIRSQNVIPVFVQLLFNEIENIQRVAAGVLCELAADKEGAEMIEQEGATAPLTELLHSRNEGVATYAAAVLFRMSEDKPQEYKKRLSMELTSSLFREDTNLWNNADFGMPPDLQDMLGPDQGYDGMYGQGPPSVHSSHGGRGYQPQGYGQIPVDSMQGLEIGGGSTYGAMDTMDVAHEGELSFDHLEELPAPPQDNNQVAAWYDTDL
- the Arm gene encoding armadillo isoform X2, whose protein sequence is MSYQMSSNQSRPMSHRNYQGPGDLPMGSAKEQTLMWQQNSYMGDSGIHSGVVTQAPSLSGKEDDEMEGDQLLFDLDQGFAQGFTQDQVDEISQELSHTRSQRVRAAMFPETLEGGVEIPSTQFDQAQPTAVQRLAEPSQMLKHAVVNLINYQDDADLATRAIPELIKLLNDEDQVVVSQAAMMVHQLSKKEASRQALMNSSQMIDALVRAISNSEDLESTKAAVGTLHNLSHHRQGLLAIFKSGGIPALVKLLSSPMESVLFYAVTTLHNLLLHQEGSKMAVRLAGGLQKMVALLQRNNVKFLAVVTDCLQLLAYGNQESKLIILASQGPESLVRIMRSYDYEKLLWTTARALKVLSVCTSNKPAIVEAGGMQALSMHLGNPSERVVKNCLLALRNLSDAGTKVDGLEGLLQSLVQVLSSTDANFVTCAAGILSNLTCNNQRNKVTVCQVGGVDALIRTIIYADSREEISEPAVCALRHLTTRHGEAETVQNSIRLNYGIQVIVKLLHPPSRWPLIKAVIGLIRNLSLCPANHGPLRDHGAIHHLVRLLMRAFPETQRQQRSSVASTGSQQISDAYADGGVRMEEIVEGTVGALHILARESNNRVIIRSQNVIPVFVQLLFNEIENIQRVAAGVLCELAADKEGAEMIEQEGATAPLTELLHSRNEGVATYAAAVLFRMSEDKPQEYKKRLSMELTSSLFREDTNLWNNADFGMPPDLQVMARFQ